The following are from one region of the Channa argus isolate prfri chromosome 6, Channa argus male v1.0, whole genome shotgun sequence genome:
- the LOC137129183 gene encoding extracellular calcium-sensing receptor-like, with protein MQTEKYNYTIMPEPLTCKGRIDSRELRFSRAMIFAIEEINNSSKLLPGIRLGYQIHDSCAAVPMAVKVAFQLINGLDLLFHSGNNCSQSGMVMAIVGESGSTPSISMSPVIGSFNIPQVSHFATCACLSNKQQYPSFFRTIPSDQFQAEALAKLVKQFGWTWIGAVRSDSDYGNNGMASFLKAAYKEGICVEYSESLNRFHPRSRIQRVADVIRRSTAVVVVAFAAFGDMRLLLEELSLVSSPPRQWIGSEAWVTDPDILKFSFCAGAIGFGIPRSVIPGLRDFLLDLPPTKVAAPPILTEFWEDAFNCSLGKSVATAKHFCDGSEDIQKLQSPYTDTSQLRITNMVYKAVYAITYAIHNAVCQETNSTTQCDKLSRIESKQILNQLKRLNFSQNGYHVSFDANGDPVAKYELVNWQRSKSGNIELVTVGYYDASLPLGQEFHINRNLTWLEDRTQVPISVCSHSCPPGTRKVLQKGKPICCYNCITCPEGEISNATDSTSCFTCPKDFWPNTKRDACFPKPVEFLSFDEVLGIILAAFSVCGVCLSIITATVFFRHRTSPIVRANNSELSFLLLFSLTLCFLCSLTFIGAPSEWSCMLRHTAFGITFVLCISCVLGKTIVVLMAFKATLPGSNIMKWFGPLQQRMTVVSFTFIQVLICTIWLVVSPPFPMKNLTTYKDIIILECALGSALGFWAVLGYIGLLAVFCFVLAVLARKLPDNFNEAKFITFSMLIFCAVWITFIPAYVSSPGKFTVAVEIFAILASSFGLILCIFAPKCFIILFKPERNTKRHVMNKNQY; from the exons ATGCAAACAGAGAAATACAACTACACCATCATGCCTGAACCACTAACGTGCAAAGGGAG aatTGACTCCCGCGAACTTCGCTTTTCACGTGCAATGATCTTTGCCATAGAAGAGATTAACAACAGTTCAAAGCTGCTTCCAGGCATCAGACTTGGTTATCAGATCCATGACTCATGTGCTGCAGTTCCCATGGCAGTAAAAGTAGCATTTCAGCTTATAAATGGTCTGGACCTGTTGTTTCACTCTGGCAACAATTGCTCACAATCTGGTATGGTGATGGCAATTGTTGGTGAGTCTGGATCCACGCCATCCATCAGCATGTCACCTGTCATTGGGTCCTTTAACATCCCTCAA GTGAGTCACTTTGCCACTTGTGCCTGCTTGTCCAATAAGCAACAGTACCCCAGTTTCTTCAGAACCATCCCCAGTGACCAGTTCCAAGCGGAAGCACTGGCCAAGCTGGTGAAACAGTTTGGCTGGACTTGGATAGGTGCTGTCCGGTCAGATTCAGATTATGGAAATAATGGCATGGCTTCTTTCCTTAAAGCAGCATACAAAGAAGGGATCTGTGTTGAATATTCAGAATCTTTGAATCGTTTTCACCCACGTAGCAGGATCCAGAGAGTGGCTGATGTAATCCGCAG GTCaacagctgtggttgttgtggcaTTTGCAGCCTTTGGAGACATGAGGTTACTTCTGGAGGAGCTGTCTCTTGTGTCTTCCCCACCTCGCCAGTGGATAGGCAGTGAGGCCTGGGTAACAGACCCAGACATACTTAAGTTCAGCTTTTGTGCTGGAGCCATTGGATTTGGTATTCCACGATCTGTGATCCCAGGTCTGAGAGACTTCCTGCTGGATCTCCCCCCCACTAAAGTGGCAGCCCCCCCAATACTTACTGAGTTCTGGGAGGATGCATTCAACTGCAGCCTGGGAAAAA GTGTGGCCACAGCTAAGCATTTTTGTGATGGAAGTGAAGACATACAAAAGCTCCAGAGTCCGTACACTGACACATCTCAGCTCCGCATCACCAACATGGTGTACAAAGCTGTATATGCAATAACTTATGCCATTCATAATGCTGTGTGTCAGGAGACAAATTCTACAACTCAGTGTGACAAACTCTCCAGGATAGAGTCCAAACAG ATTCTTAATCAGCTGAAAAGGTTAAATTTTTCCCAAAATGGTTATCATGTGTCATTTGATGCTAACGGGGATCCTGTGGCCAAATATGAGCTGGTTAACTGGCAGAGAAGTAAAAGTGGCAACATTGAGTTGGTGACAGTAGGGTACTATGATGCATCACTGCCACTGGGCCAGGAGTTCCATATCAACAGGAACCTCACCTGGTTGGAGGACAGAACACAG GTACCCATTTCAGTGTGCAGTCACAGCTGTCCACCGGGAACACGTAAggtgctgcagaaaggaaaaccaATCTGCTGTTACAACTGTATAACATGTCCTGAGGGAGAGATTAGCAATGCTACAg attccACTAGCTGTTTCACATGCCCTAAGGACTTCTGGCCAAATACAAAGAGAGATGCATGTTTCCCAAAACCTGTAGAGTTTCTTTCCTTTGATGAGGTCCTAGGAATCATCCTGGCTGCATTCTCAGTTTGCGGTGTCTGTCTCTCCATTATAACCGCAACTGTTTTCTTCCGTCACAGAACGTCTCCAATTGTCAGggccaacaactctgagctgagcttcctgctgctcttctccttgactctgtgTTTCTTATGTTCATTAACTTTCATTGGAGCACCCTCTGAgtggtcctgcatgctgcgccacacagcatttgggatcacctttgtcctctgcatctcttGTGTTCTTGGGAAAACTATAGTTGTGTTAATGGCCTTCAAAGCTACACTTCCAGGTAGTAACATCATGAAATGGTTTGGTCCTCTACAGCAAAGAATGACTGTAGTGTCTTTTACATTCATCCAAGTTCTAATATGTACAATTTGGTTGGTTGTTAGTCCTCCTTTTCCAATGAAAAACCtcaccacatacaaagatatAATCATCCTGGAGTGTGCATTAGGTTCAGCTCTTGGATTCTGGGCTGTGCTTGGGTACATAGGTCTActggctgtgttttgctttgtgttagcTGTTCTAGCCCGAAAACTGCctgataattttaatgaagccaagtttatcaccttcagcatgttgatattCTGTGCAGTCTGGATCACCTTTATCCCAGCTtatgtcagctctcctgggaaaTTCACTGTAGCTGTAGAGATCTTTGCTATTCTGGCCTCTAGTTTTGGActaatactgtgtatatttgcaccaaagtgttttattatattgtttaaaCCAGAGAGAAACACCAAGAGACATGTAATGAACAAAAATCAATACTAG
- the LOC137128940 gene encoding extracellular calcium-sensing receptor-like → MEMVTHNYTTLPEPLRCTGRIDPRELQFSRAMIFASEEINNSSKLLPGIRLGYQIHDSCASVPMAVKVGFQLTNSLEPVFYTGDNCSQSGMVMAVVGTSGSSPSISLSRIIGSFNIPQVSHFATCACLSNKQQYPTFFRTIPSDQFQADALAKLVKKFGWSWIGAVRSDSDYGNSGMASFLDAAYKEGICVEYSESFNRFHPRSRIQRVAGVIRRSTAVVVVAFVASGDMRLLLEELSREPFPPHQWIGSESWVTHPDMLRFPICDGAIGFGIPKSAIPGLRDFLLDLCPTKIAASPILTAFWEDVFNCRLEKSSVTEKRLCDGSEDIKKLQSPYTDTSDLRITNMVYKAVYAIAHAVHNAVCQETNSTTQCDKLSRIESKQVLAQLKKVNFSQNGYHVSFDANGDPVAKYELVNWQKSKSGSLEFVTVGYYDASLPVGQEFHINMNITWMEGRKQVPVSVCSDSCPPGTHKVLQKGKPICCYDCIPCPEGEISNETDSTDCFHCLKEFWPNAERDTCFPKSVEFLSFSEVLGIILAVLSICGACLAVIVTVVFFCHRTSPIVRANNSELSFLLLFSLTLCFLCSLTFIGAPSEWSCMLRHTAFGITFVLCISCVLGKTIVVLMAFKATLPGSNIMKWFGPLQQRLTVVAFTLIQVLICTVWLVVSPPFPMKNLTTYKDRIILECALGSAVGFWAVLGYIGLLAVFCFVLAVLARKLPDNFNEAKLITFSMLIFCAVWITFIPAYVSSPGKFTVAVEIFAILASSFGLILCIFAPKCFIILFKPQKNTKKHLMNKKE, encoded by the exons ATGGAAATGGTGACACATAACTACACCACCCTGCCTGAGCCACTAAGGTGCACAGGGAG AATTGATCCACGTGAACTGCAATTCTCACGTGCAATGATCTTTGCCTCTGAGGAGATCAACAACAGTTCAAAGCTGCTTCCAGGCATCAGGCTCGGTTATCAGATCCATGATTCATGTGCCTCAGTTCCTATGGCAGTGAAAGTAGGATTCCAGCTGACAAATAGCCTGGAACCCGTGTTTTACACTGGTGACAATTGCTCGCAATCTGGTATGGTGATGGCTGTTGTTGGTACATCTGGGTCCTCACCATCTATCAGTTTGTCACGCATCATCGGGTCATTTAATATTCCTCaa gTAAGTCACTTTGCCACTTGTGCCTGCTTGTCCAATAAGCAGCAGTACCCAACTTTCTTCAGAACCATCCCCAGTGACCAGTTCCAGGCTGATGCACTGGCAAAGCTGGTGAAAAAATTTGGCTGGAGTTGGATAGGTGCTGTCCGCTCAGATTCAGACTATGGAAATAGTGGTATGGCATCATTCCTGGATGCAGCGTACAAAGAGGGAATCTGTGTTGAATactctgaatcttttaatcGTTTTCACCCACGTAGCAGGATCCAGAGAGTGGCTGGTGTGATCCGCAG GTCaacagctgtggttgttgtggcaTTTGTGGCCTCTGGAGATATGAGGTTACTTCTGGAGGAGCTGTCTCGTGAGCCTTTTCCACCTCACCAGTGGATAGGCAGTGAGAGTTGGGTAACTCACCCAGACATGCTAAGGTTCCCTATCTGTGATGGCGCCATTGGATTTGGTATTCCAAAATCTGCCATTCCAGGTCTAAGAGACTTCCTACTGGATCTCTGTCCTACTAAAATTGCAGCCTCCCCAATACTTACTGCGTTCTGGGAGGATGTATTTAACTGCAGACTGGAAAAAA GTTCTGTTACAGAGAAGAGATTGTGTGATGGAAGTGAAGACATAAAAAAGCTCCAGAGTCCGTACACTGACACATCTGACCTTCGAATCACCAACATGGTGTACAAAGCTGTTTATGCAATAGCTCATGCTGTTCATAATGCTGTGTGTCAGGAGACAAATTCTACAACTCAGTGTGACAAACTCTCCAGGATAGAGTCCAAACAG GTTCTTGCTcagctgaaaaaagtaaatttttccCAAAATGGTTATCATGTGTCATTTGATGCTAATGGGGATCCTGTGGCCAAATATGAGCTGGTTAACTGGCAGAAAAGTAAAAGTGGCAGCCTTGAGTTTGTCACAGTAGGATACTATGATGCATCACTGCCGGTGGGACAGGAATTCCACATCAACATGAACATCACCTGGATGGAGGGTAGAAAACAG GTACcagtgtcagtgtgcagtgACAGCTGTCCTCCAGGAACTCATAAagtgctgcagaaaggaaaacccATCTGCTGTTATGACTGTATACCATGTCCTGAAGGAGAGATCAGCAATGAAACAG attccACTGACTGTTTTCATTGCCTCAAAGAGTTCTGGCCAAACGCAGAGAGAGACACTTGTTTCCCAAAGTCAGTAGAGTTTCTTTCCTTCAGTGAGGTCCTAGGAATCATCCTGGCTGTATTATCCATTTGTGGTGCCTGTCTGGCCGTTATAGTAACAGTTGTTTTCTTCTGTCACAGAACCTCCCCAATTGTCAGggccaacaactctgagctgagcttcctactgctcttctccttgactctgtgTTTCTTATGTTCATTAACTTTCATTGGAGCACCCTCTGAgtggtcctgcatgctgcgccacacagcatttgggatcacctttgtcctctgcatctcttGTGTTCTTGGGAAAACTATAGTTGTGTTAATGGCCTTCAAAGCTACACTTCCAGGTAGTAACATCATGAAATGGTTTGGTCCTCTACAGCAAAGACTGACTGTAGTGGCTTTCACGCTCATCCAAGTTCTAATATGTACAGTTTGGTTGGTTGTTAGTCCTCCTTTTCCAATGAAAAACCtcaccacatacaaagatagaaTCATCCTGGAGTGTGCATTAGGTTCAGCTGTTGGATTCTGGGCTGTGCTTGGGTACATAGGTCTActggctgtgttttgctttgtgttagcTGTTCTGGCCCGAAAACTGCCTGACAATTTTAATGAAGCAAAGCTTATCACtttcagcatgttgatattCTGTGCAGTCTGGATCACCTTTATTCCAGCAtatgtcagctctcctgggaaaTTTACTGTGGCTGTAGAGATATTTGCCATTCTGGCCTCTAGTTTTGGActaatactgtgtatatttgctccaaagtgttttatcatattatttaaaCCACAGAAGAACACCAAGAAACACCTAATGAACAAAAAAGAATAG